One window of the Seriola aureovittata isolate HTS-2021-v1 ecotype China chromosome 22, ASM2101889v1, whole genome shotgun sequence genome contains the following:
- the e2f7 gene encoding transcription factor E2F7 → MEVECLALKDLTSPRKSFTVGSEENGGQSEQKENICTEKRRSTPLKSAEPTIPNLLISRKVATPDLTHITPIKRSALAEPWTPTANLKMLISAASPDIRDREMKKVLFRPIENEKDKPASPDAAIIDTEVDDSYQFEAVDEEDEAEKKPSRKQKSLGLLCQKFLALYPDYPPPHSPIWISLDEVATSLGVERRRIYDIVNVLESLMMVGRIAKNSYTWYGRQQLDATLEELQRRGRQQGYHLQMDLAAEAREAGPGREDDGGEGDAGIAGGNRKDKSLRIMSQKFVMLFLVSKTQTVTLDAAAKILIEESQDSSSHSKYKTKVRRLYDIANVLTSLCLIKKVHVREERGRKPAFKWLGPVDFSNSGNTAVMPPEARQPMAGHDLGKAKMARHASFNITPTSVVIQRQVNSAPSSPRRELTGLANQPVDYSRKTTSNNAVCRLQFGNSSDNQPSAALQTNIQLPLSSTQSTALAPSLHPEYLLTSSSSSSSSPHCLAYLPSLSQPSLVMLYRPLDKPDQTPEGQRSPRMESEEGRKRKREEKEEDKTAVKKKGTSGLEECDKVRAEAHREAGECPQMGATRTSPGHPSGLSRALDESHGGNNSSEAAQPSHYLYVPNSAGLNSLNLFLPAAQPPASLALPPSGVPTLALPYVLVPSAALSHYPLVASTLQQQGSDAHTKLSFSLPTVMSPAHFTVGAAPYSLAAAPEISWSPALSPSSPEQSRLYGSAAGTPHSPPGPRQTVSISTPEPLTPHTPKDTAASASKAFFQTPGTLGSVVSALPAARRRGSAQRRLDVGHPPTSKTSEEKE, encoded by the exons ATGGAAGTTGAATGTCTCGCACTCAAAGACCTCACAAGTCCAAGGAAAAGTTTTACGGTGGGGTCGGAGGAGAATGGGGGCCAAAGTGAACAAAAG GAAAACATCtgcacagagaagagaagatcCACACCTCTGAAATCTGCTGAGCCTACCATCCCCAATTTACTAATAAGCAGAAAAGTTGCCACCCCCGATCTGACCCACATCACCCCCATCAAGCGTTCGGCCCTGGCCGAGCCCTGGACACCCACGGCCAATCTGAAGATGCTGATCAGCGCAGCGAGTCCAGAcattagagacagagagatgaaaaaggTTCTGTTTAGACCCATAGAGAACGAGAAGGACAAGCCAGCAAGTCCCGATGCTGCAATAATAGATACGGAGGTGGACGACTCTTATCAG TTTGAAGCTGTGGACGAAGAGGATGAGGCAGAGAAGAAGCCGAGCAGGAAGCAGAAGAGTCTGGGTCTGCTGTGCCAAAAGTTCCTGGCCCTCTACCCCGATTACCCTCCGCCACACAGCCCCATCTGGATCTCACTGGACGAGGTGGCAACCAGTCTGG GAGTGGAACGGCGCCGTATCTACGACATCGTCAACGTGCTGGAGTCTCTGATGATGGTCGGCCGCATAGCCAAAAACAGCTACACCTGGTACGGACGCCAGCAGCTGGACGCCacgctggaggagctgcagcggAGGGGCCGGCAGCAGGGCTACCACCTCCAGATGGATCTGGCTGCTGAGGCCAGGGAGGCAGGGCCAGGGCGTGAGGATGACGGCGGGGAGGGGGACGCCGGCATCG CTGGTGGCAACAGGAAAGACAAATCTCTGCGCATCATGAGCCAGAAGTTTGTCATGCTGTTCCTGGTGTCCAAAACTCAGACTGTTACCCTGGACGCAGCAGCAAAGATCCTCATCGAGGAGAGCCAGGACTCATCAAGTCACAGCAAGTATAAAA CTAAGGTGCGGCGGCTGTACGATATCGCCAACGTCCTGACCAGCCTGTGCCTCATAAAGAAGGTGCATGTCCGcgaggagagaggcaggaagcCGGCCTTCAAGTGGCTCGGCCCCGTCGACTTCAGCAACTCTGGAAATACCG CTGTAATGCCGCCTGAAGCCAGACAGCCAATGGCAGGCCACGACCTCGGAAAAGCCAAGATGGCACGCCACGCCTCGTTCAACATCACACCGACTTCTGTGGTCATCCAGCGGCAGGTCAACTCCGCCCCCAGCAGCCCACGTCGAGAACTAACAG GTCTGGCCAATCAGCCTGTGGATTATTCAAGGAAGACTACAAGCAACAACGCAGTGTGTCGACTGCAGTTTGGGAACAGCTCTGA TAACCAGCCCAGTGCAGCCCTGCAGACCAACATCCAGCTGCCTCTGTCCTCCACTCAGTCCACCGCACTGGcaccctccctccaccctgagtacctcctcacctcttcctcctcctcctcctcctctccccactGCTTGGCCTACCTGCCCAGCCTGTCTCAGCCCTCGCTGGTCATGCTGTACCGGCCGCTGGACAAGCCCGACCAGACGcctgaaggtcagaggtcacccaGGATGGAGtctgaggaggggaggaagaggaagagggaagagaaagaagaagacaagACAGCGGTAAAAAAGAAGGGAACATCTGGATTAGAAGAATGTGACAAGGTGAG AGCTGAAGCTCACAGGGAAGCAGGGGAGTGTCCACAGATGGGTGCCACCAGGACGTCTCCCGGTCACCCATCAGGCCTCTCCAGAGCGCTCGATGAAAGTCACGGTGGCAACAACAGCAGCGAGGCCGCCCAGCCGTCACACTACCTCTACGTCCCCAACAGCGCAG GTCTGAACAGCCTCAACCTCTTCCTCCCTGCTGCCCAGCCACCAGCCAGTCTAGCACTTCCTCCCAGCGGCGTTCCCACCCTGGCGCTGCCCTACGTCCTGGTGCCCTCTGCCGCCCTCTCCCACTACCCCCTGGTCGCCAGCACTCTGCAACAGCAAGGATCCGACGCCCACACCAAACTCAGCTTCAGTCTGCCCACTGTGATGTCGCCTGCCCACTTCACAGTGGGGGCGGCACCTTACAGCCTGGCAGCGGCGCCGGAGATCAGCTGGTCACCGGCTCTGTCACCGTCCAGTCCAGAACAAAGCAGGCTGTACGGGTCAGCGGCAGGGACGCCACATTCACCCCCGGGACCACGACAGACTGTCAGCATCAGCACACCAGAGCCACTG ACCCCACATACTCCAAAGGACACAGCAGCATCCGCTTCTAAGGCTTTCTTCCAGACCCCAGGAACTCTGGGAAGTGTAGTCAGTGCCCTGCCAGCTGCTAGAAGAAGAGGCTCTGCACAGAGGAGACTGGATGTTGGCCACCCACCGACCAGTAAGACATCTGAGGAGAAAGAATAG